Proteins found in one Larimichthys crocea isolate SSNF chromosome I, L_crocea_2.0, whole genome shotgun sequence genomic segment:
- the rgs14b gene encoding regulator of G-protein signaling 14 isoform X4, translated as MAKNSNSLGIPVGHMSQAVSDGELNMSARGCGGSSSSLPGTPGGEAGPASNVLSWALSFEKLLEDPCGVYYFTSFLRSEVSAENILFWQVCEKFRKIPDTKLDELKAEARSIYNTYLSESAPYSINIDDTAKTEEKDLEQPTPDMFNKAQTQIFKLMKMDSYRRFVRSPLYHSCTMAPQPIRMGSCENMASRSPSLSDKKSKMSDFHSLPGGKSASEKHHHKRGSWGDASNIHGVVKASSSVELGSLYRQIENGRSSPRSPEQGGRLGVEGGYCCVYLPDGSASLAPTRNGQPIKDMLSSLCEKRGFPLKDVIIYLHGKDKQPLSLDQDCSVLRDQQVSLELRVTFALEIAFTGKTVGIMVKSSKTLQDALSAVLQKHHLKQQEALVTMVGSNEPLNMSSTVFRLANKTLRLDKAKGRDTSRASSTTAATQGGAGGPEAKSSLQGDRTKTQPKPSKNRDMDGLLDMLTRAQCSRVDDQRGLLTKEQLQVPLFLQLSSDQGQGTEPDVASTTSSSNADSKEVKEDKASLTPGSAGAAEETPDSAQSETKDMRETAV; from the exons ATGGCGAAGAACAGCAATTCTCTAGGGATTCCTGTTGGCCACATG AGCCAGGCTGTGTCAGATGGAG AGTTGAACATGTCTGCACGGGGCTGTGGAGGCAGCAGCTCCAGTCTTCCAGGGACTCCGGGTGGAGAGGCTGGCCCAGCCAGCAACGTGCTGAGCTGGGCCCTCTCATTCGAGAAGCTGTTGGAGGACCCCTGTGGAGTGTACTACTTTACG TCCTTTTTGAGGTCAGAGGTGAGTGCGGAGAACATTTTATTCTGGCAGGTGTGTGAGAAGTTCAGGAAGATCCCAGACACAAAATTGGATGAG CTGAAAGCAGAAGCTCGCTCCATCTATAACACCTACCTGTCAGAGAGCGCTCCCTACTCCATCAACATTGATGACACGGCCAAGACCGAGGAGAAGGACCTGGAACAGCCCACACCTGACATGTTCAACAAGGCTCAAACACAG ATATTTAAACTGATGAAGATGGACAGCTACAGGCGCTTTGTGCGCTCTCCCCTCTACCACAGCTGCACCATGGCACCTCAGCCAATCCGCATGGGATCCTGTGAGAACATGGCCAGCAGAAGCCCCTCGTTAAGTGACAAGAAG AGCAAGATGTCAGACTTCCACAGCTTGCCAGGTGGCAAGAGCGCCTCAGAGAAACATCATCATAAAAGAGGATCCTGGGGAG ATGCATCAAACATCCACGGTGTAGTCAAGGCGAGCAGCAGTGTGGAGCTCGGCTCCCTCTACAGGCAGATAGAG AATGGCAGATCGAGTCCCCGGTCTCCGGAGCAGGGCGGTCGGTTAGGAGTGGAGGGAGGCTATTGCTGTGTGTACCTGCCCGACGGCAGTGCCTCCCTGGCACCGACGCGTAATGGCCAGCCCATCAAAGATATGCTGTCCAGCCTGTGTGAGAAGAGAGGCTTCCCACTGAAAGATGTCATCATCTACCTTCATGGCAAGGACAAG cagcccttATCACTGGACCAGGACTGCTCTGTACTGAGGGATCAACAGGTCTCTCTGGAGCTCAGGGTGACGTTTGC GCTGGAGATTGCCTTCACTGGTAAGACAGTGGGGATCATGGTGAAGTCTAGTAAGACGCTGCAGGACGCCCTCTCTGCTGTGCTACAGAAACACCATCTCAAGCAGCAAGAGGCCCTGGTCACCATG GTTGGAAGCAACGAGCCCTTGAACATGAGCAGCACCGTGTTCAGACTGGCCAATAAGACGCTACGGCTTGACAAAGCCAAAG GAAGAGACACTTCCAGAGCCAGTAGTACAACTGCAGCCACACAG GGAGGAGCAGGTGGACCGGAGGCCAAATCCTCACTGCAGGGGGACCGAACCAAGACTCAACCCAAGCCCAGTAAGAACCGCGACATGGATG gGCTTCTGGACATGCTGACGAGGGCTCAGTGCTCCAGGGTCGATGACCAACGAGGTCTTCTGACCAAAGAGCAGCTGCAGGTGCCTCTGTTCCTCCAGCTTTCCTCAGATCAGGGACAGGGTACAGAGCCAGATGTGGCCAGCACAACCAGCTCCTCCAACGCGGACTCCAAAGAGGTCAAAGAAGACAAGGCGTCATTAACTCCAGGTTCAGCTGGAGCGGCGGAGGAAACCCCAGACTCTGCTCAGTCTGAAACCAAAGACATGAGGGAAACAGCAGTTTGA
- the rgs14b gene encoding regulator of G-protein signaling 14 isoform X5 → MVALRGLYRRFSHLAKVAAQKQFRKYDKRCPTISGVMADKKSQAVSDGELNMSARGCGGSSSSLPGTPGGEAGPASNVLSWALSFEKLLEDPCGVYYFTSFLRSEVSAENILFWQVCEKFRKIPDTKLDELKAEARSIYNTYLSESAPYSINIDDTAKTEEKDLEQPTPDMFNKAQTQIFKLMKMDSYRRFVRSPLYHSCTMAPQPIRMGSCENMASRSPSLSDKKSKMSDFHSLPGGKSASEKHHHKRGSWGDASNIHGVVKASSSVELGSLYRQIENGRSSPRSPEQGGRLGVEGGYCCVYLPDGSASLAPTRNGQPIKDMLSSLCEKRGFPLKDVIIYLHGKDKQPLSLDQDCSVLRDQQVSLELRVTFALEIAFTGKTVGIMVKSSKTLQDALSAVLQKHHLKQQEALVTMVGSNEPLNMSSTVFRLANKTLRLDKAKGRDTSRASSTTAATQGGAGGPEAKSSLQGDRTKTQPKPSKNRDMDDESTK, encoded by the exons ATGGTCGCTTTGAGAGGACTTTATCGCAGGTTCTCTCACCTGGCGAAAGTTGCAGCACAGAAGCAATTCAGGAAATATGACAAGCGGTGCCCCACAATCAGTGGCGTCATGGCGGATAAGAAG AGCCAGGCTGTGTCAGATGGAG AGTTGAACATGTCTGCACGGGGCTGTGGAGGCAGCAGCTCCAGTCTTCCAGGGACTCCGGGTGGAGAGGCTGGCCCAGCCAGCAACGTGCTGAGCTGGGCCCTCTCATTCGAGAAGCTGTTGGAGGACCCCTGTGGAGTGTACTACTTTACG TCCTTTTTGAGGTCAGAGGTGAGTGCGGAGAACATTTTATTCTGGCAGGTGTGTGAGAAGTTCAGGAAGATCCCAGACACAAAATTGGATGAG CTGAAAGCAGAAGCTCGCTCCATCTATAACACCTACCTGTCAGAGAGCGCTCCCTACTCCATCAACATTGATGACACGGCCAAGACCGAGGAGAAGGACCTGGAACAGCCCACACCTGACATGTTCAACAAGGCTCAAACACAG ATATTTAAACTGATGAAGATGGACAGCTACAGGCGCTTTGTGCGCTCTCCCCTCTACCACAGCTGCACCATGGCACCTCAGCCAATCCGCATGGGATCCTGTGAGAACATGGCCAGCAGAAGCCCCTCGTTAAGTGACAAGAAG AGCAAGATGTCAGACTTCCACAGCTTGCCAGGTGGCAAGAGCGCCTCAGAGAAACATCATCATAAAAGAGGATCCTGGGGAG ATGCATCAAACATCCACGGTGTAGTCAAGGCGAGCAGCAGTGTGGAGCTCGGCTCCCTCTACAGGCAGATAGAG AATGGCAGATCGAGTCCCCGGTCTCCGGAGCAGGGCGGTCGGTTAGGAGTGGAGGGAGGCTATTGCTGTGTGTACCTGCCCGACGGCAGTGCCTCCCTGGCACCGACGCGTAATGGCCAGCCCATCAAAGATATGCTGTCCAGCCTGTGTGAGAAGAGAGGCTTCCCACTGAAAGATGTCATCATCTACCTTCATGGCAAGGACAAG cagcccttATCACTGGACCAGGACTGCTCTGTACTGAGGGATCAACAGGTCTCTCTGGAGCTCAGGGTGACGTTTGC GCTGGAGATTGCCTTCACTGGTAAGACAGTGGGGATCATGGTGAAGTCTAGTAAGACGCTGCAGGACGCCCTCTCTGCTGTGCTACAGAAACACCATCTCAAGCAGCAAGAGGCCCTGGTCACCATG GTTGGAAGCAACGAGCCCTTGAACATGAGCAGCACCGTGTTCAGACTGGCCAATAAGACGCTACGGCTTGACAAAGCCAAAG GAAGAGACACTTCCAGAGCCAGTAGTACAACTGCAGCCACACAG GGAGGAGCAGGTGGACCGGAGGCCAAATCCTCACTGCAGGGGGACCGAACCAAGACTCAACCCAAGCCCAGTAAGAACCGCGACATGGATG ATGAAAGTACAAAGTGA
- the LOC104927065 gene encoding uncharacterized protein LOC104927065, with protein MRTSLRTQRMVMRQMSLYLLLGHLLIAGVGSVCVNVLCLKCNTTGQTPPECPVCPDSQNCINVSASNLTNCKKEFKVHVNSSISEPNEGNDITLNCIHDLPNLNLTFEWMKNGEILKGKNTSTLFLKKVLQRHNGQYHCSVNSTCGHYESSPHVVDVKNNNLVLLVICGVGALVVVVIIGVVMKYKLKRDSARYKERMKQRGQDGQTATQPPYAPRES; from the exons ATGCGCACAAGCTTGAGGACGCAG AGAATGGTCATGAGGCAGATGTCTCTATATCTTTTGCTCGGCCATCTCCTCATCG CTGGCGTTGGCTCTGTCTGTGTTAATGTCCTGTGTCTGAAATGTAACACCACGGGACAAACACCGCCAg AGTGTCCAGTCTGCCCAGACAGTCAAAACTGCATCAATG TATCTGCAAGTAATCTAACAAACTGCAAGAAAG AGTTCAAGGTTCATGTCAACAGCAGCATATCCGAGCCAAACGAGGGTAATGACATCACCCTAAATTGTATCCATGACCTTCCCAATTTGAACCTGACGTTTGAGTGGATGAAGAATGGGGAAATCCTGAAAGGCAAAAATACATCCACACTGTTCCTGAAAAAAGTGCTCCAACGTCATAATGGCCAGTACCACTGCTCTGTAAATAGCACATGTGGCCATTATGAGTCTTCGCCACACGTTGTCGATGTTAAAA ACAATAATCTGGTGCTCCTGGTGATCTGTGGTGTTGGAGCTTTGGTCGTGGTTGTGATTATTGGGGTGGTTATGAAGTACAAGCTGAAAAGGGACAGCG CAAGATACAAGGAGAGGATGAAGCAGAGGGGGCAGGATGGGCAGACTGCCACACAACCTCCATATGCACCAAGAGAAAGCTAA
- the rgs14b gene encoding regulator of G-protein signaling 14 isoform X1, translated as MVALRGLYRRFSHLAKVAAQKQFRKYDKRCPTISGVMADKKSQAVSDGELNMSARGCGGSSSSLPGTPGGEAGPASNVLSWALSFEKLLEDPCGVYYFTSFLRSEVSAENILFWQVCEKFRKIPDTKLDELKAEARSIYNTYLSESAPYSINIDDTAKTEEKDLEQPTPDMFNKAQTQIFKLMKMDSYRRFVRSPLYHSCTMAPQPIRMGSCENMASRSPSLSDKKSKMSDFHSLPGGKSASEKHHHKRGSWGDASNIHGVVKASSSVELGSLYRQIENGRSSPRSPEQGGRLGVEGGYCCVYLPDGSASLAPTRNGQPIKDMLSSLCEKRGFPLKDVIIYLHGKDKQPLSLDQDCSVLRDQQVSLELRVTFALEIAFTGKTVGIMVKSSKTLQDALSAVLQKHHLKQQEALVTMVGSNEPLNMSSTVFRLANKTLRLDKAKGRDTSRASSTTAATQGGAGGPEAKSSLQGDRTKTQPKPSKNRDMDGLLDMLTRAQCSRVDDQRGLLTKEQLQVPLFLQLSSDQGQGTEPDVASTTSSSNADSKEVKEDKASLTPGSAGAAEETPDSAQSETKDMRETAV; from the exons ATGGTCGCTTTGAGAGGACTTTATCGCAGGTTCTCTCACCTGGCGAAAGTTGCAGCACAGAAGCAATTCAGGAAATATGACAAGCGGTGCCCCACAATCAGTGGCGTCATGGCGGATAAGAAG AGCCAGGCTGTGTCAGATGGAG AGTTGAACATGTCTGCACGGGGCTGTGGAGGCAGCAGCTCCAGTCTTCCAGGGACTCCGGGTGGAGAGGCTGGCCCAGCCAGCAACGTGCTGAGCTGGGCCCTCTCATTCGAGAAGCTGTTGGAGGACCCCTGTGGAGTGTACTACTTTACG TCCTTTTTGAGGTCAGAGGTGAGTGCGGAGAACATTTTATTCTGGCAGGTGTGTGAGAAGTTCAGGAAGATCCCAGACACAAAATTGGATGAG CTGAAAGCAGAAGCTCGCTCCATCTATAACACCTACCTGTCAGAGAGCGCTCCCTACTCCATCAACATTGATGACACGGCCAAGACCGAGGAGAAGGACCTGGAACAGCCCACACCTGACATGTTCAACAAGGCTCAAACACAG ATATTTAAACTGATGAAGATGGACAGCTACAGGCGCTTTGTGCGCTCTCCCCTCTACCACAGCTGCACCATGGCACCTCAGCCAATCCGCATGGGATCCTGTGAGAACATGGCCAGCAGAAGCCCCTCGTTAAGTGACAAGAAG AGCAAGATGTCAGACTTCCACAGCTTGCCAGGTGGCAAGAGCGCCTCAGAGAAACATCATCATAAAAGAGGATCCTGGGGAG ATGCATCAAACATCCACGGTGTAGTCAAGGCGAGCAGCAGTGTGGAGCTCGGCTCCCTCTACAGGCAGATAGAG AATGGCAGATCGAGTCCCCGGTCTCCGGAGCAGGGCGGTCGGTTAGGAGTGGAGGGAGGCTATTGCTGTGTGTACCTGCCCGACGGCAGTGCCTCCCTGGCACCGACGCGTAATGGCCAGCCCATCAAAGATATGCTGTCCAGCCTGTGTGAGAAGAGAGGCTTCCCACTGAAAGATGTCATCATCTACCTTCATGGCAAGGACAAG cagcccttATCACTGGACCAGGACTGCTCTGTACTGAGGGATCAACAGGTCTCTCTGGAGCTCAGGGTGACGTTTGC GCTGGAGATTGCCTTCACTGGTAAGACAGTGGGGATCATGGTGAAGTCTAGTAAGACGCTGCAGGACGCCCTCTCTGCTGTGCTACAGAAACACCATCTCAAGCAGCAAGAGGCCCTGGTCACCATG GTTGGAAGCAACGAGCCCTTGAACATGAGCAGCACCGTGTTCAGACTGGCCAATAAGACGCTACGGCTTGACAAAGCCAAAG GAAGAGACACTTCCAGAGCCAGTAGTACAACTGCAGCCACACAG GGAGGAGCAGGTGGACCGGAGGCCAAATCCTCACTGCAGGGGGACCGAACCAAGACTCAACCCAAGCCCAGTAAGAACCGCGACATGGATG gGCTTCTGGACATGCTGACGAGGGCTCAGTGCTCCAGGGTCGATGACCAACGAGGTCTTCTGACCAAAGAGCAGCTGCAGGTGCCTCTGTTCCTCCAGCTTTCCTCAGATCAGGGACAGGGTACAGAGCCAGATGTGGCCAGCACAACCAGCTCCTCCAACGCGGACTCCAAAGAGGTCAAAGAAGACAAGGCGTCATTAACTCCAGGTTCAGCTGGAGCGGCGGAGGAAACCCCAGACTCTGCTCAGTCTGAAACCAAAGACATGAGGGAAACAGCAGTTTGA
- the rgs14b gene encoding regulator of G-protein signaling 14 isoform X3 — protein sequence MVALRGLYRRFSHLAKVAAQKQFRKYDKRCPTISGVMADKKSQAVSDGELNMSARGCGGSSSSLPGTPGGEAGPASNVLSWALSFEKLLEDPCGVYYFTSFLRSEVSAENILFWQVCEKFRKIPDTKLDELKAEARSIYNTYLSESAPYSINIDDTAKTEEKDLEQPTPDMFNKAQTQIFKLMKMDSYRRFVRSPLYHSCTMAPQPIRMGSCENMASRSPSLSDKKSKMSDFHSLPGGKSASEKHHHKRGSWGDASNIHGVVKASSSVELGSLYRQIENGRSSPRSPEQGGRLGVEGGYCCVYLPDGSASLAPTRNGQPIKDMLSSLCEKRGFPLKDVIIYLHGKDKQPLSLDQDCSVLRDQQVSLELRVTFALEIAFTGKTVGIMVKSSKTLQDALSAVLQKHHLKQQEALVTMVGSNEPLNMSSTVFRLANKTLRLDKAKGRDTSRASSTTAATQGGAGGPEAKSSLQGDRTKTQPKPRLLDMLTRAQCSRVDDQRGLLTKEQLQVPLFLQLSSDQGQGTEPDVASTTSSSNADSKEVKEDKASLTPGSAGAAEETPDSAQSETKDMRETAV from the exons ATGGTCGCTTTGAGAGGACTTTATCGCAGGTTCTCTCACCTGGCGAAAGTTGCAGCACAGAAGCAATTCAGGAAATATGACAAGCGGTGCCCCACAATCAGTGGCGTCATGGCGGATAAGAAG AGCCAGGCTGTGTCAGATGGAG AGTTGAACATGTCTGCACGGGGCTGTGGAGGCAGCAGCTCCAGTCTTCCAGGGACTCCGGGTGGAGAGGCTGGCCCAGCCAGCAACGTGCTGAGCTGGGCCCTCTCATTCGAGAAGCTGTTGGAGGACCCCTGTGGAGTGTACTACTTTACG TCCTTTTTGAGGTCAGAGGTGAGTGCGGAGAACATTTTATTCTGGCAGGTGTGTGAGAAGTTCAGGAAGATCCCAGACACAAAATTGGATGAG CTGAAAGCAGAAGCTCGCTCCATCTATAACACCTACCTGTCAGAGAGCGCTCCCTACTCCATCAACATTGATGACACGGCCAAGACCGAGGAGAAGGACCTGGAACAGCCCACACCTGACATGTTCAACAAGGCTCAAACACAG ATATTTAAACTGATGAAGATGGACAGCTACAGGCGCTTTGTGCGCTCTCCCCTCTACCACAGCTGCACCATGGCACCTCAGCCAATCCGCATGGGATCCTGTGAGAACATGGCCAGCAGAAGCCCCTCGTTAAGTGACAAGAAG AGCAAGATGTCAGACTTCCACAGCTTGCCAGGTGGCAAGAGCGCCTCAGAGAAACATCATCATAAAAGAGGATCCTGGGGAG ATGCATCAAACATCCACGGTGTAGTCAAGGCGAGCAGCAGTGTGGAGCTCGGCTCCCTCTACAGGCAGATAGAG AATGGCAGATCGAGTCCCCGGTCTCCGGAGCAGGGCGGTCGGTTAGGAGTGGAGGGAGGCTATTGCTGTGTGTACCTGCCCGACGGCAGTGCCTCCCTGGCACCGACGCGTAATGGCCAGCCCATCAAAGATATGCTGTCCAGCCTGTGTGAGAAGAGAGGCTTCCCACTGAAAGATGTCATCATCTACCTTCATGGCAAGGACAAG cagcccttATCACTGGACCAGGACTGCTCTGTACTGAGGGATCAACAGGTCTCTCTGGAGCTCAGGGTGACGTTTGC GCTGGAGATTGCCTTCACTGGTAAGACAGTGGGGATCATGGTGAAGTCTAGTAAGACGCTGCAGGACGCCCTCTCTGCTGTGCTACAGAAACACCATCTCAAGCAGCAAGAGGCCCTGGTCACCATG GTTGGAAGCAACGAGCCCTTGAACATGAGCAGCACCGTGTTCAGACTGGCCAATAAGACGCTACGGCTTGACAAAGCCAAAG GAAGAGACACTTCCAGAGCCAGTAGTACAACTGCAGCCACACAG GGAGGAGCAGGTGGACCGGAGGCCAAATCCTCACTGCAGGGGGACCGAACCAAGACTCAACCCAAGCCCA gGCTTCTGGACATGCTGACGAGGGCTCAGTGCTCCAGGGTCGATGACCAACGAGGTCTTCTGACCAAAGAGCAGCTGCAGGTGCCTCTGTTCCTCCAGCTTTCCTCAGATCAGGGACAGGGTACAGAGCCAGATGTGGCCAGCACAACCAGCTCCTCCAACGCGGACTCCAAAGAGGTCAAAGAAGACAAGGCGTCATTAACTCCAGGTTCAGCTGGAGCGGCGGAGGAAACCCCAGACTCTGCTCAGTCTGAAACCAAAGACATGAGGGAAACAGCAGTTTGA
- the rgs14b gene encoding regulator of G-protein signaling 14 isoform X2: MVALRGLYRRFSHLAKVAAQKQFRKYDKRCPTISGVMADKKSQAVSDGELNMSARGCGGSSSSLPGTPGGEAGPASNVLSWALSFEKLLEDPCGVYYFTSFLRSEVSAENILFWQVCEKFRKIPDTKLDELKAEARSIYNTYLSESAPYSINIDDTAKTEEKDLEQPTPDMFNKAQTQIFKLMKMDSYRRFVRSPLYHSCTMAPQPIRMGSCENMASRSPSLSDKKSKMSDFHSLPGGKSASEKHHHKRGSWGDASNIHGVVKASSSVELGSLYRQIENGRSSPRSPEQGGRLGVEGGYCCVYLPDGSASLAPTRNGQPIKDMLSSLCEKRGFPLKDVIIYLHGKDKPLSLDQDCSVLRDQQVSLELRVTFALEIAFTGKTVGIMVKSSKTLQDALSAVLQKHHLKQQEALVTMVGSNEPLNMSSTVFRLANKTLRLDKAKGRDTSRASSTTAATQGGAGGPEAKSSLQGDRTKTQPKPSKNRDMDGLLDMLTRAQCSRVDDQRGLLTKEQLQVPLFLQLSSDQGQGTEPDVASTTSSSNADSKEVKEDKASLTPGSAGAAEETPDSAQSETKDMRETAV; this comes from the exons ATGGTCGCTTTGAGAGGACTTTATCGCAGGTTCTCTCACCTGGCGAAAGTTGCAGCACAGAAGCAATTCAGGAAATATGACAAGCGGTGCCCCACAATCAGTGGCGTCATGGCGGATAAGAAG AGCCAGGCTGTGTCAGATGGAG AGTTGAACATGTCTGCACGGGGCTGTGGAGGCAGCAGCTCCAGTCTTCCAGGGACTCCGGGTGGAGAGGCTGGCCCAGCCAGCAACGTGCTGAGCTGGGCCCTCTCATTCGAGAAGCTGTTGGAGGACCCCTGTGGAGTGTACTACTTTACG TCCTTTTTGAGGTCAGAGGTGAGTGCGGAGAACATTTTATTCTGGCAGGTGTGTGAGAAGTTCAGGAAGATCCCAGACACAAAATTGGATGAG CTGAAAGCAGAAGCTCGCTCCATCTATAACACCTACCTGTCAGAGAGCGCTCCCTACTCCATCAACATTGATGACACGGCCAAGACCGAGGAGAAGGACCTGGAACAGCCCACACCTGACATGTTCAACAAGGCTCAAACACAG ATATTTAAACTGATGAAGATGGACAGCTACAGGCGCTTTGTGCGCTCTCCCCTCTACCACAGCTGCACCATGGCACCTCAGCCAATCCGCATGGGATCCTGTGAGAACATGGCCAGCAGAAGCCCCTCGTTAAGTGACAAGAAG AGCAAGATGTCAGACTTCCACAGCTTGCCAGGTGGCAAGAGCGCCTCAGAGAAACATCATCATAAAAGAGGATCCTGGGGAG ATGCATCAAACATCCACGGTGTAGTCAAGGCGAGCAGCAGTGTGGAGCTCGGCTCCCTCTACAGGCAGATAGAG AATGGCAGATCGAGTCCCCGGTCTCCGGAGCAGGGCGGTCGGTTAGGAGTGGAGGGAGGCTATTGCTGTGTGTACCTGCCCGACGGCAGTGCCTCCCTGGCACCGACGCGTAATGGCCAGCCCATCAAAGATATGCTGTCCAGCCTGTGTGAGAAGAGAGGCTTCCCACTGAAAGATGTCATCATCTACCTTCATGGCAAGGACAAG cccttATCACTGGACCAGGACTGCTCTGTACTGAGGGATCAACAGGTCTCTCTGGAGCTCAGGGTGACGTTTGC GCTGGAGATTGCCTTCACTGGTAAGACAGTGGGGATCATGGTGAAGTCTAGTAAGACGCTGCAGGACGCCCTCTCTGCTGTGCTACAGAAACACCATCTCAAGCAGCAAGAGGCCCTGGTCACCATG GTTGGAAGCAACGAGCCCTTGAACATGAGCAGCACCGTGTTCAGACTGGCCAATAAGACGCTACGGCTTGACAAAGCCAAAG GAAGAGACACTTCCAGAGCCAGTAGTACAACTGCAGCCACACAG GGAGGAGCAGGTGGACCGGAGGCCAAATCCTCACTGCAGGGGGACCGAACCAAGACTCAACCCAAGCCCAGTAAGAACCGCGACATGGATG gGCTTCTGGACATGCTGACGAGGGCTCAGTGCTCCAGGGTCGATGACCAACGAGGTCTTCTGACCAAAGAGCAGCTGCAGGTGCCTCTGTTCCTCCAGCTTTCCTCAGATCAGGGACAGGGTACAGAGCCAGATGTGGCCAGCACAACCAGCTCCTCCAACGCGGACTCCAAAGAGGTCAAAGAAGACAAGGCGTCATTAACTCCAGGTTCAGCTGGAGCGGCGGAGGAAACCCCAGACTCTGCTCAGTCTGAAACCAAAGACATGAGGGAAACAGCAGTTTGA